The Theropithecus gelada isolate Dixy chromosome 11, Tgel_1.0, whole genome shotgun sequence genome includes a region encoding these proteins:
- the LOC112634406 gene encoding LOW QUALITY PROTEIN: small integral membrane protein 30-like (The sequence of the model RefSeq protein was modified relative to this genomic sequence to represent the inferred CDS: inserted 1 base in 1 codon; substituted 1 base at 1 genomic stop codon), which produces MTSVSTXLSLVLMSLXLMLPVVEAEEASDVIALLLGVVLSITGICAYLQVFALERYGHM; this is translated from the exons ATGACCTCAGTTTCAACATAGTTGTCCTTAGTTCTCATGTCAC TTTTGATGCTGCCTGTTGTTGAAGCAGAAGAAGCCAGTGATGTAATCGCTCTCTTGTTAGGTGTGGTTCTCAGCATTACAGGCATTTGTGCTTACTTGCAGGTATTTGCACTAGAAAGATATGGACACATGTGA